The following proteins are encoded in a genomic region of Deltaproteobacteria bacterium:
- a CDS encoding polyprenyl synthetase family protein — translation MMELAPIALPVREELEKVEELMQLKLHSSVPFVRHVTEYVLKNGGKRLRPLLTLLSARIAGSQGEAAIQSGAALEFMHTASLLHDDVIDNAELRRGKVSTNARWGNQVSVLVGDFFYCRACDILVSLKNLQILKLVTDAMIETTEGEVLEIAKSNSMDVNEEDYLQIVTHKTAVLIATACQVGAILGNISEEFSVALRNYGLSLGIAFQLADDVLDYLSEQDKFGKLKGTDLREGKLTLPLIIALKKARSEEVRIIKDALIAREVGEGHLKEIVSIIQKYDGISYTLNLAKRYVERAKGELVLFKPSIEKEALTALANYVIDRNR, via the coding sequence ATGATGGAACTCGCCCCAATTGCCCTCCCTGTCCGGGAAGAGCTGGAAAAGGTTGAAGAGCTGATGCAACTGAAGCTCCATTCCAGCGTCCCTTTTGTCCGGCATGTCACCGAATATGTCCTCAAAAACGGGGGAAAAAGGCTCCGGCCGCTCTTAACCCTCCTCTCTGCCCGAATTGCCGGTTCCCAGGGGGAGGCGGCGATCCAATCTGGTGCCGCCCTGGAGTTCATGCATACCGCCTCACTCCTTCATGACGATGTCATCGATAACGCCGAACTCCGCCGCGGCAAGGTCTCGACTAATGCCCGGTGGGGAAATCAGGTCAGTGTCCTCGTTGGGGATTTTTTCTACTGCCGGGCCTGTGATATCCTGGTCTCCCTCAAAAATCTCCAGATCCTGAAACTGGTGACCGATGCGATGATCGAAACCACCGAGGGGGAGGTCCTGGAGATCGCGAAGAGCAACAGCATGGATGTCAACGAAGAGGATTATTTGCAGATTGTCACCCATAAAACCGCCGTTCTGATCGCTACCGCCTGTCAGGTCGGGGCGATCCTTGGCAATATCTCTGAAGAATTCTCCGTCGCCCTGAGGAATTACGGGCTCTCTCTCGGAATCGCCTTCCAACTGGCCGATGACGTCCTCGACTACTTGAGCGAACAGGATAAATTCGGGAAACTGAAAGGAACCGACCTCCGCGAGGGAAAATTGACCCTGCCCCTGATTATCGCCCTCAAAAAGGCGCGGTCTGAAGAGGTCCGGATTATCAAAGATGCCCTGATCGCCCGGGAAGTGGGGGAAGGGCATTTAAAGGAGATTGTGAGTATTATCCAAAAATATGACGGGATCAGTTACACCCTGAACCTGGCCAAACGGTACGTCGAACGGGCCAAGGGGGAACTGGTCCTCTTTAAGCCTTCCATTGAAAAAGAGGCGCTGACGGCGCTGGCCAATTACGTCATCGACCGGAACCGGTAG
- a CDS encoding alpha/beta fold hydrolase: MPACLLIHGFTATPPVMGFLKKSLEEAGFFTVTPALAGHGGDWQGYEESGWPEWYESVRVAYREMVGRYSPIFVAGQSLGGLLSLKLALDVGPAIRGVTCLATPLYLDSFLARFLLPVIWKTPVREVYRFQPKFGQASLEDPEGLRQFRQWSHPKMPIRAIVSIRELQDQLRPALGGFKTPLQVIYSRKDPLISGKTNRFFREKIPAQKEFLILERSGHIISMDYEKEVVVRKMVEFFKSLSHKEDSPKGRER; encoded by the coding sequence ATGCCGGCCTGTTTACTCATCCATGGTTTTACCGCTACCCCCCCCGTCATGGGGTTTCTCAAAAAATCTCTGGAAGAGGCCGGTTTTTTCACGGTGACCCCGGCCCTTGCCGGTCATGGGGGAGACTGGCAGGGGTATGAGGAGAGTGGGTGGCCGGAGTGGTATGAGTCGGTCCGTGTGGCCTATCGGGAGATGGTGGGACGGTATTCCCCCATTTTTGTGGCCGGCCAATCGTTGGGGGGGTTGCTCTCTTTGAAGCTGGCCCTGGATGTTGGGCCGGCGATCCGTGGGGTAACCTGTCTCGCCACTCCGCTTTATCTCGACAGTTTTCTGGCCCGATTTCTCCTGCCAGTGATCTGGAAGACACCGGTCCGTGAAGTTTACCGGTTTCAGCCCAAGTTTGGGCAGGCGAGCCTTGAAGATCCCGAGGGGTTGAGGCAATTCCGCCAATGGAGCCACCCGAAAATGCCGATCCGGGCGATTGTCAGCATCCGTGAACTTCAGGACCAGCTCCGCCCGGCACTGGGGGGATTCAAAACGCCTCTTCAGGTGATCTATTCCCGGAAAGACCCGCTTATTTCCGGCAAGACGAATCGGTTTTTCCGTGAAAAGATCCCGGCCCAAAAGGAGTTCTTGATCTTGGAGCGGTCGGGCCATATTATCTCGATGGATTACGAAAAAGAGGTGGTTGTCCGGAAAATGGTTGAATTTTTCAAGTCGCTCAGTCACAAGGAGGATTCACCCAAAGGGAGAGAGAGATGA
- the glpK gene encoding glycerol kinase GlpK encodes MKDLVLAIDQGTTGTTLLLINHDLQIVGKKTNEITQYYPQTGWVEHDPNEIWETVLRTLKELLQETGISANRVAAIGITNQRETTILWDRNLGETIARAIVWQDRRTAPICQALKKRGLEKKFQKKTGLLLDPYFSGTKIKWLLDNIEGAREKAVQGSLAFGTVDCYLVYRLTGGRVHVTDASNASRTLLMDLAEVSWDPDLLKILSIPEKILPKIVSCSEVYGQTRGVEGLPDGIPIAGMAGDQQAALFGQACFNAGEVKCTYGTGSFLVMNTGSRIISSRSGMLTTVAWKLGEDVVYALEGSAFVAGAAVQWLRDGLKIIKESAEIEDLASQVPDSGGVTFVPALVGLGAPYWRPEAQGLINGITRGTTAKHIARAVLEGIAFLQHDILKAMSSDLGKKLKLLKVDGGASANNLLMQFQADLLGVEIIRPRMVETTALGAAFLAGLGVGFWKDMEDLEIGWKEDRRFRPQMDKREVARHLARWQETVKKV; translated from the coding sequence ATGAAAGACCTCGTTCTTGCGATCGATCAGGGGACCACCGGCACAACGCTCCTCCTCATCAACCATGACCTCCAGATTGTGGGGAAAAAGACGAACGAGATCACCCAGTACTACCCACAGACAGGCTGGGTGGAGCATGACCCAAACGAGATCTGGGAGACCGTCCTTCGCACCCTCAAGGAGCTTCTGCAGGAAACCGGAATTTCTGCCAACCGGGTCGCCGCGATCGGGATCACGAACCAGAGGGAGACGACGATCCTCTGGGACCGGAATCTGGGGGAGACAATCGCCCGGGCGATCGTCTGGCAGGACCGGCGAACCGCCCCGATCTGCCAGGCCTTGAAAAAGAGGGGGCTTGAAAAAAAATTTCAGAAAAAGACTGGGCTCCTGTTAGACCCCTATTTTTCAGGAACAAAGATAAAATGGCTTCTGGACAATATTGAGGGGGCCAGGGAGAAGGCGGTGCAAGGGAGTCTCGCCTTCGGGACGGTCGATTGCTATCTGGTCTATCGGTTGACCGGTGGCCGGGTCCATGTGACGGACGCCTCCAATGCCTCCCGAACCTTGCTCATGGATCTGGCGGAGGTTTCCTGGGATCCAGACCTCTTAAAAATTCTTTCCATCCCGGAAAAGATTCTCCCAAAAATTGTTTCCTGTTCGGAGGTTTATGGTCAAACCAGGGGGGTTGAAGGGTTACCGGATGGGATCCCGATTGCCGGCATGGCAGGGGACCAGCAGGCGGCACTCTTCGGCCAGGCCTGTTTCAATGCGGGGGAGGTCAAATGTACCTATGGCACCGGTTCCTTTCTGGTCATGAATACCGGCTCGAGAATCATTTCCTCCAGGAGCGGAATGTTGACAACGGTGGCCTGGAAGCTGGGGGAGGATGTTGTTTATGCCCTGGAAGGTTCCGCCTTTGTCGCCGGGGCAGCGGTTCAGTGGCTCCGGGATGGCCTGAAGATTATTAAGGAGTCGGCCGAGATTGAGGATCTCGCCTCTCAGGTCCCGGATAGCGGCGGGGTGACCTTCGTGCCGGCCCTGGTTGGTTTGGGGGCACCGTATTGGCGGCCGGAGGCGCAAGGATTGATTAACGGCATCACCCGTGGGACGACCGCCAAACATATTGCCCGCGCCGTCCTTGAGGGGATTGCCTTTCTGCAACACGACATCCTCAAGGCGATGTCGTCGGACCTTGGTAAAAAACTAAAACTCCTCAAGGTCGATGGCGGGGCCTCGGCGAACAATCTTTTAATGCAATTTCAGGCGGACCTCTTAGGGGTTGAAATCATCCGGCCACGGATGGTGGAAACGACAGCCTTGGGGGCCGCCTTCCTGGCGGGGCTGGGAGTCGGTTTTTGGAAGGATATGGAAGACCTGGAGATCGGCTGGAAAGAAGACCGCCGGTTCCGGCCGCAGATGGATAAAAGAGAGGTGGCCCGGCACCTTGCCCGTTGGCAGGAGACGGTTAAAAAGGTGTAG
- a CDS encoding sodium:proton antiporter gives METLSLPLWSALPFAGLLLSIAILPLKASHFWEKNRNKLAVALLFSAPVLAIFVPHQTGPLLHSLVEYTSFIILLGSLFVISGGIRLTGDLRALPAINTTFLAIGALLANFIGTTGASMLLVRPFLKTNSERHHVFHIPVFFIFVVSNIGGLLTPLGDPPLFLGYLRGVPFFWTLRLFPQWLVAVGLVLLVFFIWDSLAYRKETAVDIVEDVIQEQPLKIEGVRNFVFLLGVVGSVFLQTPLREIGMLLMAGLSLITTPKLVRQENGFGWNPIKEVAILFLGIFITMVPALILLEKHGAESGITQPWQFFWLTGGLSSLLDNAPTYLAFVSLAQGLHLSPEVISIPAKLLAAISCGAVFMGANSYIGNGPNFMVKAIAEEMGFKTPSFLGYMFYSGLILLPVFGLITLIFFL, from the coding sequence ATGGAAACCTTGTCGCTTCCCCTCTGGTCTGCCCTTCCATTCGCCGGTCTTCTCCTCTCAATCGCCATCCTTCCCCTCAAAGCGAGTCATTTTTGGGAGAAAAATAGAAATAAGTTGGCTGTCGCACTCCTCTTTTCCGCGCCGGTCCTGGCCATTTTTGTCCCGCATCAGACCGGCCCACTCCTTCACTCGCTGGTCGAATACACCTCGTTCATCATCCTCCTGGGGTCTCTCTTTGTCATTTCCGGGGGGATCCGGCTTACCGGTGACCTGAGGGCCTTGCCGGCGATCAACACCACCTTTCTGGCAATCGGCGCCCTCTTGGCCAATTTTATCGGGACCACCGGCGCCTCGATGCTCCTCGTCCGGCCATTCCTCAAGACGAATAGTGAACGGCATCATGTTTTTCACATCCCTGTCTTTTTCATCTTTGTGGTCAGTAACATCGGCGGCCTTCTAACACCCCTGGGGGACCCCCCCCTCTTTTTGGGTTATCTCCGCGGCGTCCCGTTTTTTTGGACCCTCCGTCTCTTCCCCCAGTGGCTAGTGGCGGTCGGGTTAGTCCTTCTTGTTTTTTTTATCTGGGATAGCCTGGCTTACCGCAAAGAAACGGCTGTGGATATCGTTGAGGATGTCATCCAGGAACAGCCGCTTAAGATTGAAGGGGTCCGGAATTTTGTTTTCCTTCTGGGGGTCGTCGGTTCCGTGTTTCTCCAAACCCCTTTGAGGGAGATCGGTATGCTGTTGATGGCAGGACTTTCCCTGATTACTACCCCAAAATTGGTTCGCCAGGAAAACGGTTTTGGCTGGAACCCAATCAAGGAGGTGGCGATTCTCTTTTTGGGGATCTTTATCACCATGGTCCCGGCGCTCATCCTTTTGGAAAAACATGGGGCCGAATCGGGGATTACCCAACCCTGGCAGTTCTTCTGGCTGACCGGTGGGCTCTCCTCTTTGTTGGATAACGCCCCCACTTACCTGGCCTTTGTGTCGCTTGCCCAAGGGTTGCACCTCTCGCCGGAAGTCATTTCCATCCCTGCAAAACTTTTGGCGGCGATTAGTTGCGGGGCGGTCTTCATGGGGGCCAATTCCTACATCGGGAACGGACCAAATTTTATGGTGAAGGCGATCGCCGAGGAGATGGGGTTTAAAACCCCCTCTTTCCTGGGCTACATGTTCTATTCCGGCCTGATTCTTCTGCCAGTCTTCGGGCTGATCACGCTGATTTTCTTCCTGTAG
- a CDS encoding rRNA pseudouridine synthase, whose amino-acid sequence MERIQKIIAATGLCSRRQAEEWIERGRVSVNGEKATLGTKASMVDKILVDGKPLSPPAGEEFWILHKPRNVIVTRRDPEGRTTIYDLPSVQTHHRLSLLPVGRLDFDSEGLLLLTSRRDLIHRLTHPRFEVPRTYEVKVKGVISKETLDRIGQGIPLKEGPTNRTKVRLMKINPHNCWVEITLKEGKNREVRRIFEGVGHPVLRLKRVAFGPFHLGDLAVGATRAPTAAERQTLEKMEKFLDKKPSTTD is encoded by the coding sequence ATGGAGCGCATTCAGAAAATCATCGCCGCCACCGGTCTTTGTTCCAGGCGTCAGGCCGAGGAATGGATCGAACGGGGCCGTGTCTCGGTGAATGGGGAAAAGGCGACCCTCGGGACCAAGGCTTCGATGGTCGACAAAATTCTGGTGGATGGGAAGCCGCTTTCTCCTCCCGCGGGAGAAGAATTCTGGATCCTCCACAAACCGAGAAATGTAATAGTTACCCGACGTGACCCGGAAGGAAGGACTACGATTTACGATCTCCCTTCTGTACAGACGCACCACCGTCTGTCCCTGCTGCCGGTAGGACGACTCGATTTTGATTCCGAGGGGCTCCTCCTTTTAACTTCACGCCGCGACCTAATCCACCGCCTGACCCACCCCCGTTTTGAGGTGCCGCGGACCTATGAGGTAAAGGTCAAGGGGGTTATTTCCAAAGAGACATTGGACCGGATTGGCCAAGGAATTCCCCTGAAAGAAGGGCCGACCAATCGTACAAAAGTCAGGTTGATGAAGATCAATCCCCATAACTGTTGGGTTGAGATCACCCTGAAAGAGGGAAAGAATCGGGAGGTCCGCCGGATTTTTGAGGGGGTGGGTCATCCGGTCCTGCGTCTCAAACGGGTCGCCTTCGGACCGTTCCATCTGGGAGACCTCGCTGTGGGGGCAACAAGGGCCCCGACTGCCGCCGAACGCCAGACCCTGGAGAAGATGGAGAAATTCCTGGATAAAAAGCCCTCGACAACAGACTGA